In Leptolyngbya sp. NIES-2104, the genomic window AATCCAGTCGCGACCTTTGCCCCATTCTGGATGATTCTGAAAATAACGGGTGATGCCTTTGAGAATCTGTAAATCGATTTCAAAAAGTTGCTTCAGGGCAGGACGTTGCACTTTCACAACGACTTCTTCACCCGAATGCAATTGAGCGCGGTGAACCTGTCCGAGACTAGCCGCCGCCAGCGGAATCGGATCGAAACTGCGATAAAGTTCTTCGATCGACTTGCCTAAATCCTGCTCGATGATGTGAGCGACCTGCTCATAACTAAAAGCAGGCACTCGGTCTTGGAGTTTTGTTAACTCTTCGACGAATTCGATCGCAAAAAGATCTGCCCGTGTTGAAAAGAGTTGCCCTATCTTAATAAAAGTCGGACCCAAATCGAGCAGCGTTTCCCGAATCCAAATCGCTAAAGATTTGCGTCGGGCTGCTTTTTTTGCATCGCTGATTCCGCCTTTGTAGCTCCAGGACTTGTTGTACAACCAACGCGATCCCATCAATTTCAGCACAAACGACCAGATATCGAAAAATCTTCGATTGCGCGAATATTTCTCTCGATTCCAGCGGTAGGATTTGGTCGAATACAAAGCTTCTGGAGCTTTCCGCCGTCGCGAAACGGTTCGGGGCGCTCCATTTAACTCAGATTCATGAGGATTCGGATGCTCAGAAGGGTGCAAGGGTGTCACCTTTTCGGGATCGTTCACAGATTCGGAACCAGTCGGCTCCAGGGGTGATGCCGTAGGGCTGGAGTCATTGGAAGAAACAGACACGCGATTTCTCAACTAACACTTGAATATTAAAACGTTAAAAAATTACTGAGTCGATCGCAGACGATAGCGCTGAAGTTCCGAGCGCAATTGAGCGATTTCGGCTCTCAGATCGTCGATCGTTGCCTGCAAATCTCCACCTGTTTGAAGATCCAAGGGCACGATCGTGGTGGTGGTTGGTTGGGTTTGAGTCGTGACCGCTGCTTCACGCTGCGCCCGTTCCATCACTTCGTCAACGAATTGGCGCAGATTTTCTCGCTGTTCGGCATCAAACTTGCCCAATTCGCTCAGAGCGTCAGTCACTCCGGCTTCGAGCTTCTCATAAGCAATTTCAGCGATCGCTCGTCCCACAAAAAAAGCATGAACTAATGGAGTACTCATAAAATCTTCCTTATCGCGCTGCCTGAATTATAGCGTGAGCCGTCGAGAGGACAAGTCAGACGCGATCGGAATTCGGAGAGATCTTAGGGAGTTGAGAGCGGCGCGGTGGGTTCGACCTCGCGAGTACTGGGTTTGACCGGAGCAGGCGCAGGACTTGTAATCGGGGGTGCGACAGGTTCAGGAGGCGTGATCGATTCGGGGGATGGCTCGATCGAGGGTTCGATCGCAGGTTTTACGGGTTCGATCGGCTCGACTGGCTCGATCGCCGGACGGCGACGCGGGCGGGTGTATTGGGGAATGGGTTCTTCGATTTTGGGCGGGGTGTATTTGGGTTGAGCGACTTCTGGATCAGCCAATCTTTGAGGAGTTTTGTCGGTTTTTGCAGTCCCCGATTCTACTGGCACTTCGTTTGAAGGGTTGTCGCTGGAATTGAGGGTGCCTTTCCATTCTTTCTCTGAAAAGGTTTGGATCGGCTGAAGTAGCGTTGTTCCAGAGGATTTGGCAGCGTTTAGACGTAGCGCGAGTCCAAACCCAAGTCCGATCGCGCCTGCCGAAGCGATCGTAAACATCAAGACTTTTGGAATTCGCGGACGAGGAGAAACGAGCGCGACCTGGGCGGGAGGGGTCGATAGTTTCGGAACCAGAGCAGGAGCAGGGGGAGTTGTCGATCGTCCGTTTTGTGTCACGGGGAAAGGCGATAGAGTCGGTTCCGCTGTCGATTTCGATCGACCATTTTGAGAAGGAGCAGGAGGAACGCTTTGAACAATATTATTAGCTGCCATCAGGGGCAGAGTCGTATTCGGTAAGAGGCGCAGCCAATCATCGACGGTTTGGAGTTGCCACTGTGAGTCACGGGTCAGTCCTCGGAAAAGCGCTTGTTTCGTGGCGGGACTCCAAGGATATTGCTCAAATGACAGTGAGCCGTCTGGAGCTTGTCCGGTGAGCAGGAAAAATAGGGTTGCAGCAAGGGAATAAAGATC contains:
- a CDS encoding DUF6825 family protein; translation: MSTPLVHAFFVGRAIAEIAYEKLEAGVTDALSELGKFDAEQRENLRQFVDEVMERAQREAAVTTQTQPTTTTIVPLDLQTGGDLQATIDDLRAEIAQLRSELQRYRLRSTQ
- a CDS encoding serine/threonine-protein kinase — encoded protein: MKLQMGATLQNGKYQLNQVLGRESLGATYLATQILLHQPVVIKTIDPSLQITQSFPQLKTRFTEETRLLARCQHPSIVRVLDFFQEDGLPFLVLEYIPGQTLYDRISTRNAPSLTEAEAIHYMRQIASALSVAHRNGLIHRNIRPETIVRRQGTNLGILVGFGFAHDVAIANPVEKNPFLPPDPNWNLENRFAIDLYSLAATLFFLLTGQAPDGSLSFEQYPWSPATKQALFRGLTRDSQWQLQTVDDWLRLLPNTTLPLMAANNIVQSVPPAPSQNGRSKSTAEPTLSPFPVTQNGRSTTPPAPALVPKLSTPPAQVALVSPRPRIPKVLMFTIASAGAIGLGFGLALRLNAAKSSGTTLLQPIQTFSEKEWKGTLNSSDNPSNEVPVESGTAKTDKTPQRLADPEVAQPKYTPPKIEEPIPQYTRPRRRPAIEPVEPIEPVKPAIEPSIEPSPESITPPEPVAPPITSPAPAPVKPSTREVEPTAPLSTP